One genomic window of Dunckerocampus dactyliophorus isolate RoL2022-P2 chromosome 7, RoL_Ddac_1.1, whole genome shotgun sequence includes the following:
- the LOC129185795 gene encoding macrophage mannose receptor 1 isoform X2 translates to MMKMTKSLFLLLLSECCSFKLVFSNFHHIPLSKTYEEAKNYCRVMYTDLATINNLTDMANLIASVPNTTERAWIGLEMGDVPKWHWAWPHQKLDFFNFGEGEPQGLGQNSCAAMDLQGQWFESDCETKRSFVCQGNIDDTSNYIFVTNTKSWRDAQKHCRDLSMDLVGVGSAEENEEVQNVSTSQNVWIGLFRDAWKWSDGSESSFRYWKPHQPNSANQDCVAAVLKDEGRWNDLRCSTKRTFVCHGPSKVVPTSQTSTQETTTVTTPFNSSSSEVTLINSTAATSTQPLNTGGTSAFTTQPGTLTTTPASSESDLQLIAGNLILIRRNMTWTEALSYCREHHRDLVYITNPSTQNQVAEMTKNATSSHVWLGLRYTCNFNFWFWSSSPVHCYQNWAPGEGSEGAKWCGTNGAMETTGEQQWVGLPETQQLNFICQNCAG, encoded by the exons atgATGAAAATGACCAAAAGCCTCTTTCTACTATTACTATCAG AATGTTGCTCCTTTAAACTGGTATTTTCCAACTTTCACCACATCCCACTGTCAAAGACCTATGAAGAAGCGAAGAACTACTGCAGAGTGATGTACACGGACCTGGCTACCATTAACAACCTGACAGATATGGCCAATCTGATTGCTTCTGTTCCAAATACCACAGAGCGAGCGTGGATAGGACTGGAGATGGGAGATGTACCAAAGTGGCACTGGGCTTGGCCTCATCAAAAACtggatttttttaactttgggGAAGGAGAACCACAAGGTTTGGGCCAAAATTCATGTGCAGCCATGGATCTACAAGGACAATGGTTTGAGAGTGATTGTGAAACCAAACGGAGCTTTGTTTGTCAGG GCAACATTGATGATACCAGCAACTacatttttgttacaaacaCCAAATCATGGAGGGATGCCCAAAAGCATTGCAGGGATTTGTCAATGGATCTGGTTGGTGTAGGCTCCGCAGAAGAGAACGAGGAAGTCCAAAATGTGTCCACATCTCAAAACGTGTGGATCGGCCTCTTCCGAGATGCGTGGAAGTGGTCCGATGGGAGTGAGTCGTCATTCCGCTACTGGAAACCACACCAACCAAATTCTGCTAATCAggattgtgttgctgctgtattGAAAGATGAAGGCCGGTGGAATGATCTGAGGTGCAGCACCAAACGCACCTTTGTCTGTCATGGCC CCAGCAAAGTTGTACCAACCAGTCAGACGAGCACACAGGAGACGACGACTGTCACGACTCCTTTCAACAGCTCATCTTCAGAGGTGACACTCATTAATTCCACAGCAGCTACTTCTACGCAACCATTAAATACAG GTGGCACCTCTGCATTCACAACACAGCCTGGGACTCTGACTACGACACCCGCATCCTCTGAAAGCGATCTTCAGTTGATCGCAG GTAACCTGATCTTAATTCGTAGAAACATGACTTGGACGGAGGCCCTGAGTTACTGCAGAGAACACCACAGGGACCTTGTCTACATCACTAACCCAAGCACTCAGAATCAAGTGGCGGAGATGACAAAGAACGCCACTTCATCTCACGTTTGGCTTGGCTTACGCTACACTTGCAACTTTAACTTTTGGTTTTGGAGCAGTTCGCCGGTCCACTGTTACCAGAACTGGGCTCCAGGGGAAGGATCAGAGGGTGCAAAGTGGTGTGGCACTAATGGGGCCATGGAGACCACAGGGGAGCAGCAATGGGTCGGCTTGCCTGAGACGCAGCAACTGAATTTCATCTGCCAGAATTGTGCTGGTTGA
- the LOC129185795 gene encoding C-type mannose receptor 2 isoform X5: MMKMTKSLFLLLLSECCSFKLVFSNFHHIPLSKTYEEAKNYCRVMYTDLATINNLTDMANLIASVPNTTERAWIGLEMGDVPKWHWAWPHQKLDFFNFGEGEPQGLGQNSCAAMDLQGQWFESDCETKRSFVCQASKVVPTSQTSTQETTTVTTPFNSSSSEVTLINSTAATSTQPLNTATTGGTSAFTTQPGTLTTTPASSESDLQLIAGNLILIRRNMTWTEALSYCREHHRDLVYITNPSTQNQVAEMTKNATSSHVWLGLRYTCNFNFWFWSSSPVHCYQNWAPGEGSEGAKWCGTNGAMETTGEQQWVGLPETQQLNFICQNCAG; the protein is encoded by the exons atgATGAAAATGACCAAAAGCCTCTTTCTACTATTACTATCAG AATGTTGCTCCTTTAAACTGGTATTTTCCAACTTTCACCACATCCCACTGTCAAAGACCTATGAAGAAGCGAAGAACTACTGCAGAGTGATGTACACGGACCTGGCTACCATTAACAACCTGACAGATATGGCCAATCTGATTGCTTCTGTTCCAAATACCACAGAGCGAGCGTGGATAGGACTGGAGATGGGAGATGTACCAAAGTGGCACTGGGCTTGGCCTCATCAAAAACtggatttttttaactttgggGAAGGAGAACCACAAGGTTTGGGCCAAAATTCATGTGCAGCCATGGATCTACAAGGACAATGGTTTGAGAGTGATTGTGAAACCAAACGGAGCTTTGTTTGTCAGG CCAGCAAAGTTGTACCAACCAGTCAGACGAGCACACAGGAGACGACGACTGTCACGACTCCTTTCAACAGCTCATCTTCAGAGGTGACACTCATTAATTCCACAGCAGCTACTTCTACGCAACCATTAAATACAG CGACTACAGGTGGCACCTCTGCATTCACAACACAGCCTGGGACTCTGACTACGACACCCGCATCCTCTGAAAGCGATCTTCAGTTGATCGCAG GTAACCTGATCTTAATTCGTAGAAACATGACTTGGACGGAGGCCCTGAGTTACTGCAGAGAACACCACAGGGACCTTGTCTACATCACTAACCCAAGCACTCAGAATCAAGTGGCGGAGATGACAAAGAACGCCACTTCATCTCACGTTTGGCTTGGCTTACGCTACACTTGCAACTTTAACTTTTGGTTTTGGAGCAGTTCGCCGGTCCACTGTTACCAGAACTGGGCTCCAGGGGAAGGATCAGAGGGTGCAAAGTGGTGTGGCACTAATGGGGCCATGGAGACCACAGGGGAGCAGCAATGGGTCGGCTTGCCTGAGACGCAGCAACTGAATTTCATCTGCCAGAATTGTGCTGGTTGA
- the LOC129185795 gene encoding macrophage mannose receptor 1 isoform X1 → MMKMTKSLFLLLLSECCSFKLVFSNFHHIPLSKTYEEAKNYCRVMYTDLATINNLTDMANLIASVPNTTERAWIGLEMGDVPKWHWAWPHQKLDFFNFGEGEPQGLGQNSCAAMDLQGQWFESDCETKRSFVCQGNIDDTSNYIFVTNTKSWRDAQKHCRDLSMDLVGVGSAEENEEVQNVSTSQNVWIGLFRDAWKWSDGSESSFRYWKPHQPNSANQDCVAAVLKDEGRWNDLRCSTKRTFVCHGPSKVVPTSQTSTQETTTVTTPFNSSSSEVTLINSTAATSTQPLNTATTGGTSAFTTQPGTLTTTPASSESDLQLIAGNLILIRRNMTWTEALSYCREHHRDLVYITNPSTQNQVAEMTKNATSSHVWLGLRYTCNFNFWFWSSSPVHCYQNWAPGEGSEGAKWCGTNGAMETTGEQQWVGLPETQQLNFICQNCAG, encoded by the exons atgATGAAAATGACCAAAAGCCTCTTTCTACTATTACTATCAG AATGTTGCTCCTTTAAACTGGTATTTTCCAACTTTCACCACATCCCACTGTCAAAGACCTATGAAGAAGCGAAGAACTACTGCAGAGTGATGTACACGGACCTGGCTACCATTAACAACCTGACAGATATGGCCAATCTGATTGCTTCTGTTCCAAATACCACAGAGCGAGCGTGGATAGGACTGGAGATGGGAGATGTACCAAAGTGGCACTGGGCTTGGCCTCATCAAAAACtggatttttttaactttgggGAAGGAGAACCACAAGGTTTGGGCCAAAATTCATGTGCAGCCATGGATCTACAAGGACAATGGTTTGAGAGTGATTGTGAAACCAAACGGAGCTTTGTTTGTCAGG GCAACATTGATGATACCAGCAACTacatttttgttacaaacaCCAAATCATGGAGGGATGCCCAAAAGCATTGCAGGGATTTGTCAATGGATCTGGTTGGTGTAGGCTCCGCAGAAGAGAACGAGGAAGTCCAAAATGTGTCCACATCTCAAAACGTGTGGATCGGCCTCTTCCGAGATGCGTGGAAGTGGTCCGATGGGAGTGAGTCGTCATTCCGCTACTGGAAACCACACCAACCAAATTCTGCTAATCAggattgtgttgctgctgtattGAAAGATGAAGGCCGGTGGAATGATCTGAGGTGCAGCACCAAACGCACCTTTGTCTGTCATGGCC CCAGCAAAGTTGTACCAACCAGTCAGACGAGCACACAGGAGACGACGACTGTCACGACTCCTTTCAACAGCTCATCTTCAGAGGTGACACTCATTAATTCCACAGCAGCTACTTCTACGCAACCATTAAATACAG CGACTACAGGTGGCACCTCTGCATTCACAACACAGCCTGGGACTCTGACTACGACACCCGCATCCTCTGAAAGCGATCTTCAGTTGATCGCAG GTAACCTGATCTTAATTCGTAGAAACATGACTTGGACGGAGGCCCTGAGTTACTGCAGAGAACACCACAGGGACCTTGTCTACATCACTAACCCAAGCACTCAGAATCAAGTGGCGGAGATGACAAAGAACGCCACTTCATCTCACGTTTGGCTTGGCTTACGCTACACTTGCAACTTTAACTTTTGGTTTTGGAGCAGTTCGCCGGTCCACTGTTACCAGAACTGGGCTCCAGGGGAAGGATCAGAGGGTGCAAAGTGGTGTGGCACTAATGGGGCCATGGAGACCACAGGGGAGCAGCAATGGGTCGGCTTGCCTGAGACGCAGCAACTGAATTTCATCTGCCAGAATTGTGCTGGTTGA
- the LOC129185795 gene encoding macrophage mannose receptor 1 isoform X4, protein MGDVPKWHWAWPHQKLDFFNFGEGEPQGLGQNSCAAMDLQGQWFESDCETKRSFVCQGNIDDTSNYIFVTNTKSWRDAQKHCRDLSMDLVGVGSAEENEEVQNVSTSQNVWIGLFRDAWKWSDGSESSFRYWKPHQPNSANQDCVAAVLKDEGRWNDLRCSTKRTFVCHGPSKVVPTSQTSTQETTTVTTPFNSSSSEVTLINSTAATSTQPLNTATTGGTSAFTTQPGTLTTTPASSESDLQLIAGNLILIRRNMTWTEALSYCREHHRDLVYITNPSTQNQVAEMTKNATSSHVWLGLRYTCNFNFWFWSSSPVHCYQNWAPGEGSEGAKWCGTNGAMETTGEQQWVGLPETQQLNFICQNCAG, encoded by the exons ATGGGAGATGTACCAAAGTGGCACTGGGCTTGGCCTCATCAAAAACtggatttttttaactttgggGAAGGAGAACCACAAGGTTTGGGCCAAAATTCATGTGCAGCCATGGATCTACAAGGACAATGGTTTGAGAGTGATTGTGAAACCAAACGGAGCTTTGTTTGTCAGG GCAACATTGATGATACCAGCAACTacatttttgttacaaacaCCAAATCATGGAGGGATGCCCAAAAGCATTGCAGGGATTTGTCAATGGATCTGGTTGGTGTAGGCTCCGCAGAAGAGAACGAGGAAGTCCAAAATGTGTCCACATCTCAAAACGTGTGGATCGGCCTCTTCCGAGATGCGTGGAAGTGGTCCGATGGGAGTGAGTCGTCATTCCGCTACTGGAAACCACACCAACCAAATTCTGCTAATCAggattgtgttgctgctgtattGAAAGATGAAGGCCGGTGGAATGATCTGAGGTGCAGCACCAAACGCACCTTTGTCTGTCATGGCC CCAGCAAAGTTGTACCAACCAGTCAGACGAGCACACAGGAGACGACGACTGTCACGACTCCTTTCAACAGCTCATCTTCAGAGGTGACACTCATTAATTCCACAGCAGCTACTTCTACGCAACCATTAAATACAG CGACTACAGGTGGCACCTCTGCATTCACAACACAGCCTGGGACTCTGACTACGACACCCGCATCCTCTGAAAGCGATCTTCAGTTGATCGCAG GTAACCTGATCTTAATTCGTAGAAACATGACTTGGACGGAGGCCCTGAGTTACTGCAGAGAACACCACAGGGACCTTGTCTACATCACTAACCCAAGCACTCAGAATCAAGTGGCGGAGATGACAAAGAACGCCACTTCATCTCACGTTTGGCTTGGCTTACGCTACACTTGCAACTTTAACTTTTGGTTTTGGAGCAGTTCGCCGGTCCACTGTTACCAGAACTGGGCTCCAGGGGAAGGATCAGAGGGTGCAAAGTGGTGTGGCACTAATGGGGCCATGGAGACCACAGGGGAGCAGCAATGGGTCGGCTTGCCTGAGACGCAGCAACTGAATTTCATCTGCCAGAATTGTGCTGGTTGA
- the LOC129185795 gene encoding macrophage mannose receptor 1 isoform X3, giving the protein MDHLTLSFISECCSFKLVFSNFHHIPLSKTYEEAKNYCRVMYTDLATINNLTDMANLIASVPNTTERAWIGLEMGDVPKWHWAWPHQKLDFFNFGEGEPQGLGQNSCAAMDLQGQWFESDCETKRSFVCQGNIDDTSNYIFVTNTKSWRDAQKHCRDLSMDLVGVGSAEENEEVQNVSTSQNVWIGLFRDAWKWSDGSESSFRYWKPHQPNSANQDCVAAVLKDEGRWNDLRCSTKRTFVCHGPSKVVPTSQTSTQETTTVTTPFNSSSSEVTLINSTAATSTQPLNTATTGGTSAFTTQPGTLTTTPASSESDLQLIAGNLILIRRNMTWTEALSYCREHHRDLVYITNPSTQNQVAEMTKNATSSHVWLGLRYTCNFNFWFWSSSPVHCYQNWAPGEGSEGAKWCGTNGAMETTGEQQWVGLPETQQLNFICQNCAG; this is encoded by the exons atggatcatcttacgttatcattcattagtg AATGTTGCTCCTTTAAACTGGTATTTTCCAACTTTCACCACATCCCACTGTCAAAGACCTATGAAGAAGCGAAGAACTACTGCAGAGTGATGTACACGGACCTGGCTACCATTAACAACCTGACAGATATGGCCAATCTGATTGCTTCTGTTCCAAATACCACAGAGCGAGCGTGGATAGGACTGGAGATGGGAGATGTACCAAAGTGGCACTGGGCTTGGCCTCATCAAAAACtggatttttttaactttgggGAAGGAGAACCACAAGGTTTGGGCCAAAATTCATGTGCAGCCATGGATCTACAAGGACAATGGTTTGAGAGTGATTGTGAAACCAAACGGAGCTTTGTTTGTCAGG GCAACATTGATGATACCAGCAACTacatttttgttacaaacaCCAAATCATGGAGGGATGCCCAAAAGCATTGCAGGGATTTGTCAATGGATCTGGTTGGTGTAGGCTCCGCAGAAGAGAACGAGGAAGTCCAAAATGTGTCCACATCTCAAAACGTGTGGATCGGCCTCTTCCGAGATGCGTGGAAGTGGTCCGATGGGAGTGAGTCGTCATTCCGCTACTGGAAACCACACCAACCAAATTCTGCTAATCAggattgtgttgctgctgtattGAAAGATGAAGGCCGGTGGAATGATCTGAGGTGCAGCACCAAACGCACCTTTGTCTGTCATGGCC CCAGCAAAGTTGTACCAACCAGTCAGACGAGCACACAGGAGACGACGACTGTCACGACTCCTTTCAACAGCTCATCTTCAGAGGTGACACTCATTAATTCCACAGCAGCTACTTCTACGCAACCATTAAATACAG CGACTACAGGTGGCACCTCTGCATTCACAACACAGCCTGGGACTCTGACTACGACACCCGCATCCTCTGAAAGCGATCTTCAGTTGATCGCAG GTAACCTGATCTTAATTCGTAGAAACATGACTTGGACGGAGGCCCTGAGTTACTGCAGAGAACACCACAGGGACCTTGTCTACATCACTAACCCAAGCACTCAGAATCAAGTGGCGGAGATGACAAAGAACGCCACTTCATCTCACGTTTGGCTTGGCTTACGCTACACTTGCAACTTTAACTTTTGGTTTTGGAGCAGTTCGCCGGTCCACTGTTACCAGAACTGGGCTCCAGGGGAAGGATCAGAGGGTGCAAAGTGGTGTGGCACTAATGGGGCCATGGAGACCACAGGGGAGCAGCAATGGGTCGGCTTGCCTGAGACGCAGCAACTGAATTTCATCTGCCAGAATTGTGCTGGTTGA